In Gemmatimonadetes bacterium T265, one DNA window encodes the following:
- a CDS encoding membrane protein, whose amino-acid sequence MIGLGFVYALMGVLTAVVAVANARDASHPRRWRAAAFWGLWSLTFFAGPALGDVGAGLVVVALGALAGLGGGFARPAGAPATAGPAPGGPPPDGRSYGNRLFVPALLVPAVTVAGTWAYRRLRVGGAPLVDPAQPTLVALGTGALVGLAAAVALVRPAPAAPARETRRLMDAVGWAAVLPQALAALGAVFAAAGVGRIVADGLERVVPLGIPFAAVAAYTLGMALFTAVLGNAFAAFPVMTLALGLPVLVGRFGADPAAVAALGMLSGFCGTLCTPMAANFNVVPVALLDLPDEWAVIRVQAPTALALLAANTAILYAVVARP is encoded by the coding sequence GTGATCGGCCTCGGCTTCGTCTACGCGCTCATGGGCGTGCTCACCGCGGTCGTCGCGGTCGCGAACGCGCGCGACGCGTCGCACCCGCGGCGGTGGCGGGCGGCGGCGTTCTGGGGGCTCTGGTCGCTCACGTTTTTCGCCGGCCCCGCGTTAGGCGACGTCGGCGCGGGGCTCGTCGTCGTCGCGCTCGGCGCGCTCGCGGGCCTCGGCGGCGGGTTCGCGCGGCCGGCGGGCGCCCCGGCGACGGCGGGCCCCGCGCCGGGCGGCCCGCCGCCGGACGGCCGGTCGTACGGCAACCGGCTCTTCGTCCCCGCGCTCCTCGTCCCCGCCGTCACGGTCGCGGGCACCTGGGCGTACAGGCGCCTGCGCGTCGGCGGCGCGCCGCTCGTCGACCCCGCGCAGCCCACCCTCGTCGCGTTAGGCACCGGCGCCCTGGTCGGGCTCGCGGCGGCGGTCGCGCTCGTCCGCCCCGCGCCCGCGGCCCCCGCGCGCGAGACGCGCCGGCTCATGGACGCGGTCGGCTGGGCGGCCGTCCTCCCCCAGGCGCTCGCTGCGCTCGGCGCCGTGTTCGCCGCGGCCGGCGTCGGCCGGATCGTCGCCGACGGCCTCGAGCGCGTCGTCCCGCTCGGCATCCCGTTCGCCGCCGTCGCGGCGTACACGCTCGGGATGGCGCTCTTCACGGCCGTGCTCGGCAACGCGTTTGCCGCGTTCCCGGTGATGACGCTCGCGCTCGGGCTCCCCGTGCTCGTCGGCCGCTTCGGCGCGGACCCGGCCGCGGTCGCCGCGCTCGGCATGCTCTCCGGCTTCTGCGGCACGCTCTGCACGCCGATGGCCGCCAACTTCAACGTCGTCCCCGTCGCCCTGCTCGACCTGCCGGACGAGTGGGCGGTGATCCGCGTCCAGGCGCCGACCGCGCTCGCGCTCCTCGCCGCCAACACCGCGATCCTCTATGCCGTCGTCGCCCGCCCCTGA
- a CDS encoding TetR family transcriptional regulator, with the protein MTNNVPARVRHPLDATRPDVAPDDAAWVDPRVARTTRALGRALVALLEERAFDAITVQDILDRAGVGRTAFYAHYRNKEDVLHSSYEGVFAWLEPLVERPLGAARAGGAAGARLFPVAELLAHVGEERALVDALRRDGLLDDMWGLLAGYAARMIARRLDGWVRHPAGAPAAGAALGPVAGVPHGDACPPAARDLLAHMLAGALVESVRWWQDHPTAATPAGVDAAFHDLAWGVLRRPRA; encoded by the coding sequence ATGACGAACAACGTCCCCGCCCGTGTTCGGCATCCCCTCGACGCCACCCGCCCCGACGTGGCGCCGGACGACGCGGCCTGGGTCGACCCGCGGGTGGCGCGCACCACGCGCGCGCTCGGCCGCGCCCTGGTCGCCTTGCTCGAGGAGCGCGCCTTCGACGCGATCACCGTGCAGGACATCCTCGACCGCGCGGGCGTGGGCCGGACGGCCTTCTACGCCCACTACCGCAACAAGGAGGACGTCCTCCACTCGAGCTACGAGGGCGTGTTTGCCTGGCTCGAACCACTGGTCGAGCGGCCGCTCGGCGCCGCGCGGGCCGGGGGCGCGGCCGGCGCTCGGCTGTTTCCGGTCGCCGAGTTGTTGGCGCACGTCGGCGAGGAGCGGGCGCTCGTCGACGCACTCCGGCGCGACGGCCTGCTGGACGACATGTGGGGACTGCTCGCCGGGTACGCGGCCCGGATGATCGCGCGCCGGCTCGACGGCTGGGTGAGGCACCCCGCGGGGGCGCCCGCCGCGGGGGCTGCGCTGGGGCCGGTGGCCGGCGTGCCGCACGGGGACGCGTGTCCGCCGGCCGCACGCGACCTGCTCGCGCACATGCTGGCCGGCGCTCTCGTCGAGAGTGTCCGGTGGTGGCAGGACCACCCGACGGCGGCGACGCCGGCCGGGGTGGACGCGGCGTTCCACGATCTCGCGTGGGGCGTCCTCCGGCGGCCGCGCGCCTAA
- a CDS encoding epimerase: MVGQGVLLECLRGPGVEHVLAVGRSPTGRQDPKLRDLVIPDVADLSSVAAEFTDFDACFFCLGVSAAGLSEARYTALTYDLTLAVAETLVRASPALTFVYVSGQGTDATERGRTMWARVKGRTENALQRVGFRAIYLFRPGLIVPLDGIRSRTWWYRALYAALGPALPLLRRRFLQAVTTTAQVGRAMLAVARGGAPTPVLETRDINAR, translated from the coding sequence ATGGTCGGCCAGGGTGTCCTGCTGGAGTGCCTGCGCGGCCCGGGCGTGGAGCACGTACTCGCTGTCGGTCGCAGTCCCACCGGTCGGCAAGACCCGAAGCTGCGCGACCTCGTCATCCCCGACGTCGCGGACCTCTCGAGCGTCGCCGCCGAGTTCACCGACTTCGACGCCTGCTTCTTCTGCCTCGGCGTGTCGGCGGCGGGCCTGTCCGAGGCGCGCTATACGGCGCTGACCTACGACCTGACGCTCGCGGTCGCCGAGACGTTGGTGCGCGCCAGCCCAGCGCTGACGTTCGTCTACGTGTCGGGCCAGGGCACGGACGCCACCGAGCGGGGGCGCACGATGTGGGCGCGCGTGAAGGGGCGGACGGAAAACGCGCTCCAGCGCGTGGGCTTCCGCGCCATCTACCTGTTCCGGCCGGGGCTCATCGTCCCGCTGGACGGGATCCGGTCGCGGACGTGGTGGTACCGGGCGCTCTACGCCGCGCTGGGGCCCGCGCTGCCGCTGCTGCGGCGCCGCTTCCTGCAGGCGGTGACGACGACCGCGCAGGTCGGCCGGGCGATGCTCGCCGTGGCGCGAGGCGGCGCGCCGACGCCGGTGCTCGAGACCCGGGACATCAACGCCCGGTAA
- a CDS encoding TldD/PmbA family protein produces the protein MSAPVLSRDACEALAKQVLGYATADETRVSLASGTRGDTRFAVNQISTAGDDQDVVVAVRSTFGARSASAVTNGLTDDALRGVVQRAESLARLAPEDPEQVAELGAQQYREAPGYVEATAALDAAARAAAVRAVTEPARAAGLVATGYFEHTTGATAVANNRGLFAYTRQTRASLTTTVRTPDGTGSGWAGASDNDAAQIDAAALGARAIDKARRSANPVAVEPGRYTVVLEPTAVANLVQLMAFALNARAADEGRSFFSKPGGGTKIGQKVVDERVTLVTDPFDPEAPAAPFTADGLPLGRTAWIENGVVKDLAYDRYWAQRQGRPANTGGGGGGFFGGPGSLRMSGGTASLDELIASTDRGLLVTRLWYIRPVDPRTILYTGLTRDGTFLIERGKITRAVKNLRWNESPVFLLNNLEAMGRPVRVSASEDGSPGASVVMPPVKAHDFSFTSLSDAV, from the coding sequence GTGAGCGCGCCGGTCCTCTCCCGCGACGCCTGCGAGGCGCTCGCCAAGCAGGTGCTCGGCTACGCGACGGCCGACGAGACGCGCGTGAGCCTCGCGAGCGGCACGCGCGGCGACACGCGCTTCGCGGTGAACCAGATCTCGACCGCGGGCGACGACCAGGACGTCGTCGTCGCGGTGCGCAGCACGTTCGGCGCGCGGTCGGCGAGCGCGGTGACCAACGGCCTCACCGACGACGCGCTGCGGGGCGTGGTGCAGCGCGCCGAGTCGCTCGCGCGGCTCGCGCCGGAGGACCCGGAGCAGGTGGCGGAGCTCGGGGCGCAGCAGTACCGCGAGGCGCCGGGGTACGTGGAGGCGACCGCGGCGCTCGACGCGGCGGCCAGGGCGGCCGCGGTGCGCGCGGTGACCGAGCCGGCGCGCGCCGCGGGGCTCGTCGCGACGGGCTACTTCGAGCACACCACCGGCGCGACGGCGGTCGCGAACAACCGCGGCCTCTTCGCCTACACCCGGCAGACGCGCGCGTCGCTGACGACGACCGTGCGCACGCCCGACGGCACGGGCTCCGGCTGGGCGGGCGCGTCGGACAACGACGCCGCGCAGATCGACGCGGCCGCGTTGGGCGCCCGCGCGATCGACAAGGCGCGCCGCTCGGCGAACCCGGTCGCGGTCGAGCCCGGGCGCTACACGGTGGTGCTCGAGCCGACCGCGGTCGCCAACCTCGTACAGCTGATGGCCTTCGCGCTCAACGCGCGCGCGGCCGACGAGGGGCGCTCGTTCTTCTCCAAACCCGGCGGCGGGACGAAGATCGGGCAGAAGGTCGTCGACGAGCGCGTCACCCTCGTCACCGACCCGTTCGACCCCGAGGCGCCGGCCGCGCCGTTCACCGCCGACGGCCTGCCGTTAGGCCGCACGGCGTGGATCGAGAACGGCGTCGTGAAGGACCTCGCCTACGACCGGTACTGGGCGCAGCGGCAGGGGCGGCCGGCGAACACGGGGGGCGGCGGGGGCGGCTTCTTCGGCGGCCCGGGCTCGCTCCGCATGTCGGGCGGGACCGCCTCGCTCGACGAGTTGATCGCCTCGACCGACCGCGGGCTGCTCGTCACGCGGCTCTGGTACATCCGCCCGGTCGACCCGCGCACGATCCTCTACACGGGGCTCACGCGCGACGGCACGTTCCTCATCGAGCGCGGGAAGATCACGCGCGCGGTGAAGAACCTGCGCTGGAACGAGTCGCCGGTGTTCCTGCTCAACAACCTCGAGGCGATGGGCCGGCCGGTGCGCGTGAGCGCGAGCGAGGACGGGAGCCCGGGGGCGTCGGTGGTGATGCCGCCGGTGAAGGCGCACGACTTCAGCTTCACGAGCCTGAGCGACGCGGTGTAG
- the tldD_1 gene encoding TldD protein: MLTLAPPVSLHRRDFLKGTAAAAATAALARRVGATSLAPDPYATAGYVPLHGASPGDPGVRDLLMRALDSAKGAGASYADARVGQNRSQAVFTRERRVQALADTETQGIGVRALVDGAWGFAASRDLTPDGVATAARQAVAQARANRAAQVRPVTLAPVTPTAAGEWRSPIEVDPFTVPVADKVALLLAANEAALKGGAKFVNSGMTFLREEKSFASTDGTYTVQTLYRSSPTVLVTAVSSDNRDFQTRQSAEVAPRGLGYEHVTRSDLVGQSARWAAEAQEKLKAKPVEVGRYDLVLHPSHLWLTIHESVAHPTELDRVLGFEANYAGTSFVTPPERVLGKLKYGSPLMNIQADRAQPGSLAACGWDDEGVKPETYALIKDGVVVDYQTTREQAPYLAWWYAQQGRPVRSHGNSYSQSWRDVQFQRMPNVSLLPGAKEQSYEDLIAATDRGIAIVGDGSFSIDQQRYNAQFGGQLFYEIRGGKVVGMLKDVAYQMRTPEFWTGMDMIGGPKSYLLSGANNDGKGQPSQSNAVSHGCVPARFRNVNVINTGRTA, encoded by the coding sequence GTGCTGACCCTTGCCCCGCCCGTGTCCCTTCACCGTCGCGACTTCCTCAAAGGCACGGCCGCCGCGGCCGCCACCGCCGCGCTCGCGCGGCGCGTCGGCGCCACGTCGCTCGCCCCCGACCCGTACGCCACAGCCGGCTACGTGCCACTGCACGGCGCCTCGCCGGGCGACCCGGGCGTGCGCGACCTGCTCATGCGCGCCCTCGACTCGGCCAAGGGCGCGGGGGCGAGCTACGCGGACGCGCGTGTCGGGCAGAACCGGTCGCAGGCCGTGTTCACCCGCGAGCGCCGCGTCCAGGCGCTCGCCGACACCGAGACGCAGGGGATCGGCGTGCGCGCCCTCGTCGACGGCGCGTGGGGCTTTGCGGCGAGCCGCGACCTCACCCCCGACGGCGTCGCGACTGCCGCGCGCCAGGCGGTCGCGCAGGCGCGCGCCAACCGCGCCGCGCAGGTCCGCCCGGTCACGCTCGCGCCCGTCACGCCCACCGCGGCGGGCGAGTGGCGGAGCCCGATCGAGGTCGACCCGTTCACGGTCCCCGTGGCCGACAAGGTCGCGCTCCTGCTCGCCGCCAACGAGGCCGCGCTCAAGGGCGGCGCCAAGTTCGTCAACTCGGGGATGACCTTCCTCCGCGAGGAGAAGAGCTTCGCCTCGACCGACGGCACCTACACGGTGCAGACGCTCTACCGCAGCTCGCCCACGGTGCTCGTCACCGCGGTATCGAGCGACAACCGCGACTTCCAGACGCGTCAGAGCGCCGAGGTCGCCCCGCGAGGGCTCGGCTACGAGCACGTGACGCGGTCGGACCTCGTCGGGCAGAGCGCGCGGTGGGCGGCCGAGGCGCAGGAGAAGCTGAAGGCGAAGCCGGTCGAGGTGGGGCGCTACGACCTCGTGCTGCACCCGTCGCACCTCTGGCTCACGATCCACGAGAGCGTCGCGCACCCGACCGAGCTGGACCGCGTGTTGGGCTTCGAGGCCAACTACGCGGGGACGAGCTTCGTCACGCCGCCCGAGCGTGTGTTAGGCAAGCTGAAGTACGGCTCGCCGCTCATGAACATCCAGGCCGACCGTGCGCAGCCCGGGTCGCTCGCCGCCTGCGGGTGGGACGACGAGGGCGTGAAGCCCGAGACGTACGCGCTCATCAAGGACGGCGTGGTCGTCGACTACCAGACGACGCGCGAGCAGGCGCCCTACCTGGCGTGGTGGTACGCGCAGCAGGGGCGGCCGGTGCGCAGCCACGGCAACTCGTACTCGCAGAGCTGGCGTGACGTGCAGTTCCAGCGCATGCCGAACGTGAGCCTGCTGCCGGGCGCGAAGGAGCAGTCGTACGAGGACCTCATCGCCGCGACCGACCGCGGGATCGCGATCGTCGGCGACGGCAGCTTCTCGATCGACCAGCAGCGCTACAACGCGCAGTTCGGCGGGCAGCTCTTCTACGAGATCCGCGGGGGCAAGGTCGTCGGGATGCTCAAGGACGTGGCGTACCAGATGCGGACGCCCGAATTCTGGACCGGGATGGACATGATCGGCGGGCCGAAGTCGTACCTGTTGAGCGGCGCGAACAACGACGGCAAGGGGCAGCCGAGCCAGAGCAACGCGGTGAGCCACGGCTGCGTGCCGGCGCGCTTCCGCAACGTGAACGTCATCAACACGGGGCGGACCGCGTGA
- the fic gene encoding adenosine monophosphate-protein transferase SoFic produces the protein MLKQCLAARVALAELNQAAELIPNPAVLINTLPLLEAQASSEIENIVTTADQLFRHAQGDAPADPATREALRYRRALLEGGNAIQRRPITTGTAEVICTHIKGVEMRVRRVPGTALANTATGSVIYTPPEGEARLRDLLANWEHFLHDESSLDPLVRLAVAHYQFEAIHPFTDGNGRTGRVLNSLFLVEQGLLTQPILYLSRYIIRHKADYYRLLLDVTRTGEWEPWLLYMLRGVEETALWTSAKIAAVRRLAAATAAYVRHALPKVYSRELVDAVFAQPYCRIGNLVDHGIARRETASRYLKALTQIGVLREEAVGRERLFRNPRLVDLLTRDPNDFAPFPATPIS, from the coding sequence GTGCTGAAGCAGTGCCTCGCGGCCCGGGTGGCGCTCGCCGAACTCAATCAGGCCGCCGAGCTGATTCCGAATCCAGCCGTGCTCATCAACACGCTGCCGCTGTTGGAGGCCCAGGCCAGTTCGGAGATCGAAAACATTGTGACGACCGCCGATCAGCTCTTCCGCCACGCGCAGGGTGACGCGCCGGCGGACCCCGCGACGCGCGAGGCACTCCGCTATCGGCGCGCCTTGCTCGAAGGAGGCAACGCGATCCAACGGCGCCCGATCACGACCGGCACGGCCGAGGTGATCTGTACGCACATCAAGGGCGTCGAAATGCGCGTGCGTCGGGTGCCCGGAACGGCGCTCGCGAACACGGCAACGGGGTCGGTGATCTACACCCCGCCAGAGGGCGAGGCACGCCTCCGCGACCTGTTAGCCAACTGGGAGCACTTCCTCCACGACGAGTCCTCGCTCGACCCACTCGTTCGCCTGGCGGTCGCCCACTACCAGTTCGAGGCCATCCACCCGTTCACCGACGGCAACGGGCGCACGGGGCGCGTGCTGAACAGCCTGTTCCTCGTCGAGCAGGGGTTACTGACGCAGCCCATCCTTTACCTGAGCCGGTACATCATCCGCCACAAGGCGGACTACTACCGGCTCCTTCTCGACGTGACGCGCACGGGCGAGTGGGAACCCTGGCTGCTCTACATGCTGCGCGGCGTGGAAGAGACGGCCCTGTGGACGTCGGCCAAGATCGCCGCCGTGCGCCGCCTCGCGGCCGCGACGGCGGCCTACGTGCGGCACGCACTTCCCAAGGTGTACAGCCGCGAGCTGGTCGACGCCGTGTTCGCGCAGCCGTACTGTCGCATCGGCAACCTCGTCGACCACGGCATCGCGCGGCGCGAGACGGCATCGCGGTACCTGAAGGCGCTGACCCAGATCGGCGTCCTGCGCGAGGAGGCGGTCGGGCGGGAGCGGCTGTTCCGCAACCCGCGGCTCGTCGACCTGCTGACGCGGGACCCCAACGACTTCGCCCCCTTCCCGGCGACGCCGATTTCGTGA
- a CDS encoding TonB-dependent receptor, with amino-acid sequence MRVPLSVPLDFMSSRRGLLVAASCFVAPAAVRAQTRGELRGTVVAAVSGQPVASASVAVRRVAGGGGAASGGADTALAGGATARADGTFRVERLRPGRYTLRVRALGYAPLVRAVTVPDAGGPVDLGRLALATVAAQLGGVKVEGQQEQATLAPDRNTFQTKDLPAAAGGTAIDVLRNVPQVEVDTDNNVSVRGNQNVTVQINGRPTPLKGQQLGNYLAQLPANLVAKVDVVTNPSAKNDPDGQAGIINITLTQRTDLGTSGGVQASTSTTGLVNLNGNVGRQQGPWTGFASYGFFHDNRHSSGTSDQFNGGDVPSTLASTLTGRQRPQFHSATLRGEYKLAEHDALAADVVFNTGAFRRTSDAAYVAADAFGTPTARYAQFTSSRYPSTTGDYALAYRHTVDPEKNALSVELRLNDAQPGFDSQIVPQSVATTQAATAPAAGVPTRTTERERTPTWRFQTDWTRGLGANTKLEAGLLGIRRRQSAAFSAAADSGAGYADLAGQDNAFTYHENVASVYSVLTQKAGPWQFQGGLRLEQATTRFDLAAATAGAEGQHFDNGYKSAFPSALVAYNLDPTQQVKASYSRRINRPDPSQLNPFVERQDAYSIFQGNPTLRPEYTDSYELGYQRSFAKGSLQISPYYRHTPHAVRYIRTVDTAGVTRATFANVALSTSYGTDLNGTLRLARFTLFGGGSVFGVSTDAHNVTPDVSFRGAGWNARGNATFKATPLVDLQAFVFYRAPQAVEGGRMRGFTWNSLALKRKLGGDQTTLTLSAQDPFNLVAFGMRTVNGPLVLTTDQHFGARSLRVSFNHTFGKPPQFRPQTNDAGEQQPQGGGGGPPG; translated from the coding sequence TTGCGCGTCCCGCTCTCCGTCCCTCTCGACTTCATGTCTTCCCGTCGCGGGCTGCTCGTCGCCGCGTCCTGTTTTGTCGCGCCCGCGGCCGTGCGGGCGCAAACGCGCGGCGAGTTGCGCGGCACCGTGGTCGCCGCCGTCTCGGGGCAGCCGGTCGCGTCGGCGTCGGTCGCCGTGCGGCGCGTCGCCGGCGGAGGAGGCGCCGCCAGCGGGGGCGCCGACACCGCGCTCGCCGGGGGCGCGACCGCCCGCGCGGACGGCACGTTCCGCGTCGAGCGGCTGCGCCCGGGGCGGTACACGCTCCGCGTGCGCGCGCTCGGCTACGCCCCGCTCGTGCGCGCGGTGACCGTCCCCGACGCGGGCGGCCCCGTCGACCTCGGGCGCCTCGCGCTCGCGACGGTCGCCGCGCAGCTCGGCGGCGTCAAGGTCGAAGGGCAGCAGGAGCAGGCCACGCTCGCCCCCGACCGCAACACCTTCCAGACCAAGGACCTCCCGGCCGCCGCGGGGGGCACGGCGATCGACGTGCTGCGCAACGTGCCGCAGGTGGAGGTCGACACCGACAACAACGTGTCGGTGCGCGGTAACCAGAACGTCACGGTCCAGATCAACGGTCGCCCGACGCCGCTCAAGGGACAGCAGTTAGGCAACTACCTCGCGCAGCTGCCGGCCAACCTCGTCGCCAAGGTCGACGTGGTCACCAACCCGTCGGCCAAGAACGACCCCGACGGCCAGGCCGGGATCATCAACATCACGCTCACCCAGCGCACGGACCTCGGCACGAGCGGCGGCGTCCAGGCGTCGACGTCGACCACGGGCCTCGTCAACCTCAACGGGAACGTGGGGCGGCAGCAGGGGCCGTGGACCGGGTTCGCGAGCTACGGCTTCTTCCACGACAACCGCCACTCGTCGGGCACGTCCGACCAGTTCAACGGCGGCGACGTCCCGTCGACGCTGGCCTCGACGCTCACGGGGCGCCAGCGGCCGCAGTTCCACAGCGCGACGCTCCGCGGCGAGTACAAGCTCGCCGAACACGACGCGCTCGCGGCCGACGTGGTCTTCAACACCGGCGCGTTCCGGCGCACGAGCGACGCGGCCTACGTCGCCGCCGACGCGTTCGGCACGCCGACGGCGCGGTACGCGCAGTTCACCAGCTCGCGCTACCCGAGCACGACGGGCGACTACGCGCTCGCCTACCGGCACACGGTCGACCCCGAGAAGAACGCGCTCTCGGTCGAGCTGCGCCTGAACGACGCACAGCCCGGGTTCGACAGCCAGATCGTGCCGCAGTCGGTCGCGACCACACAGGCGGCGACCGCGCCGGCGGCCGGCGTCCCGACGCGCACCACGGAGCGCGAGCGCACGCCGACGTGGCGGTTCCAGACCGACTGGACGCGCGGCCTCGGCGCGAACACGAAGCTCGAGGCCGGCCTGCTGGGCATCCGTCGCCGCCAGTCGGCCGCGTTCAGCGCGGCGGCCGATTCGGGCGCGGGTTACGCCGACCTCGCGGGGCAGGACAACGCGTTCACGTATCACGAGAACGTCGCGTCGGTGTACAGCGTGCTGACGCAGAAGGCGGGGCCGTGGCAGTTCCAGGGCGGGCTCCGGCTGGAGCAGGCGACGACCCGCTTCGACCTCGCGGCGGCGACCGCCGGCGCGGAGGGGCAGCACTTCGACAACGGCTACAAGAGCGCGTTCCCGAGCGCGCTCGTCGCCTACAACCTCGACCCGACGCAGCAGGTCAAGGCGAGCTACTCGCGGCGCATCAACCGGCCGGACCCGTCGCAGCTCAACCCGTTCGTCGAGCGCCAGGACGCGTACAGCATCTTCCAGGGCAACCCGACGCTCCGCCCGGAGTACACGGACTCGTACGAGCTGGGCTACCAGCGCTCGTTCGCGAAGGGCTCGCTGCAGATCAGCCCGTACTACCGCCACACGCCGCACGCGGTGCGCTATATCCGCACGGTCGACACGGCGGGGGTCACGCGCGCGACGTTCGCCAACGTGGCGCTCAGCACCTCCTACGGCACCGACCTCAACGGGACGCTGCGGCTCGCGCGGTTCACGCTCTTCGGCGGGGGGAGCGTGTTCGGGGTGTCGACGGACGCGCACAACGTGACGCCTGACGTCTCGTTCCGCGGGGCCGGGTGGAACGCGCGCGGCAACGCCACCTTCAAGGCCACGCCGCTCGTCGACCTGCAGGCGTTCGTGTTCTACCGCGCGCCGCAGGCGGTCGAAGGGGGGCGGATGCGCGGCTTCACGTGGAACTCGCTCGCGCTCAAGCGCAAGCTCGGCGGCGACCAGACGACGCTCACGCTCTCCGCGCAGGACCCGTTCAACCTCGTCGCGTTCGGGATGCGGACGGTGAACGGGCCGCTCGTGCTGACGACGGACCAGCACTTCGGCGCGCGGTCGCTCCGCGTCAGCTTCAATCACACGTTCGGCAAACCGCCGCAGTTCCGCCCGCAGACCAACGACGCCGGGGAGCAGCAGCCGCAGGGCGGCGGGGGCGGGCCGCCGGGGTGA
- a CDS encoding ATPase AAA: protein MTTTTTRAAASADALDADFARADALLAAAGALRSQLARRVVGQEGVVEEILLAIVAGGHARLVGVPGLAKTLLVKSVAEAMRLAFRRIQFTPDLVPSDITGTEVLEEEEGTGRRAFRFVEGPVFANIVLADEINRAPPRTQAALLEAMQEHAVSAAGRTLRLPEPFFVLATQNPIEQEGTYPLPEAQLDRFLFDVRVGYPDAEAEVAILRATTGAAAAPLESVLDAEQTLALQRLARGVAASEPVLRYAASLVRATRPDDAGAPALVRRSVRWGAGPRAGQALVLGAKAHALLAGRFAVAPDDVRRVAAPVLRHRVLPTFAAEAEGVDAEQVVAAVLDAVAAPASGIRV from the coding sequence ATGACGACCACGACGACCCGTGCCGCCGCGTCCGCCGACGCGTTAGACGCCGACTTCGCGCGCGCCGACGCGCTGCTCGCCGCGGCCGGCGCGCTCCGCTCGCAACTCGCGCGGCGCGTCGTCGGACAGGAGGGCGTGGTCGAGGAGATCCTGCTCGCGATCGTCGCCGGCGGGCACGCGCGGCTCGTCGGCGTGCCGGGGCTCGCGAAGACGCTCCTCGTGAAGAGCGTGGCCGAGGCGATGCGGCTCGCGTTCCGGCGCATCCAGTTCACGCCAGACCTGGTGCCGAGCGACATCACCGGGACCGAGGTGCTGGAGGAGGAAGAGGGGACGGGGCGACGCGCGTTCCGCTTCGTCGAGGGGCCGGTGTTCGCGAACATCGTCCTTGCCGACGAGATCAACCGCGCCCCGCCGCGCACGCAGGCCGCCTTGCTCGAGGCGATGCAGGAGCACGCGGTGAGTGCGGCGGGGCGCACGCTGCGGCTGCCGGAGCCGTTCTTCGTGCTCGCGACGCAGAACCCGATCGAGCAGGAGGGCACCTACCCGCTCCCCGAGGCGCAGCTCGACCGCTTCCTGTTTGACGTGCGGGTGGGGTACCCGGACGCGGAAGCCGAGGTGGCGATCCTGCGCGCGACGACCGGGGCGGCCGCGGCGCCGCTCGAGTCGGTGCTGGACGCGGAGCAGACGTTGGCGCTGCAGCGGCTGGCGCGCGGCGTGGCGGCGAGCGAGCCGGTGCTGCGCTACGCGGCGTCGCTCGTGCGCGCGACGCGGCCGGACGACGCGGGGGCGCCGGCGCTCGTGCGGCGCTCGGTGCGGTGGGGGGCGGGGCCGCGCGCGGGGCAGGCGCTCGTGTTAGGCGCGAAGGCGCACGCGCTGCTGGCGGGGCGGTTCGCGGTGGCGCCCGACGACGTGCGGCGGGTGGCCGCGCCGGTGCTGCGGCACCGCGTGCTACCTACGTTCGCGGCGGAGGCCGAGGGGGTGGACGCGGAGCAGGTCGTGGCCGCGGTGTTGGACGCGGTCGCGGCGCCGGCGTCGGGCATCCGGGTGTGA